The Xanthobacter flavus genome includes a window with the following:
- the dsbD gene encoding protein-disulfide reductase DsbD, whose amino-acid sequence MVANTLRSPLSPLRRALAALGLIVLSAIGAVPALAQGRILKADEAFTVTASRATDGSLSLSWRIAPGTYLYRESLKAGMGGASVALALPSGEEKDDPNFGPVDIYHRAVTAVATGLPATGALDVTFQGCAEQGVCYPAVTRRVDLATLAVTPARPPADASPAQDQGSTASPREPAAAAEPAAQPAAMDALFHRGLLPLLGAFFGLGLLLAFTPCVFPMLPILSGILAGGGAKPTPARGLALSGAYGLAMAAAYGVLGMGAAWTGANLQAALQTPWAIGLMAAVFVALAGAMFGLFDLAVPSALAARLPSGGRGSIAGAAGLGFASALVVGPCVTPPLAAAMLYAAQTGDAGRGGSALFMLGLGMAAPLVAVGAFGAQILPRSGRWLLAIKHGCGVLFLAIAAWLAARVLPDAAGLALYGLLAIGLGVFAGGFDALTSDADAGRRIGETLGKTAGIAAVAGGLLLLVGAAGGASDPLRPLGFLAAPSRPAAAEVREVRVSSPAALRQALAAAGQDGRPTLVSFTADWCTVCKSNEATMAEPAAAARLSGLDRIAVDVTRYGDGAQALMGRYQVIGPPTLFLLDPAGREVPGSRRVGALTGADIDHLATKAGL is encoded by the coding sequence ATGGTCGCGAACACGCTCCGCTCTCCCCTCTCCCCCCTCCGCCGCGCGCTCGCCGCGCTGGGGCTCATCGTGCTGTCAGCCATCGGCGCCGTCCCTGCGCTGGCGCAGGGCCGCATCCTGAAGGCGGACGAGGCTTTCACCGTCACCGCATCACGGGCGACGGACGGCAGCCTGTCCCTGAGCTGGCGTATCGCGCCGGGCACCTATCTCTATCGCGAGAGCCTGAAGGCCGGGATGGGGGGCGCATCCGTCGCCCTCGCTTTGCCGTCCGGCGAGGAGAAGGACGATCCGAATTTCGGGCCGGTGGACATCTATCACCGCGCGGTGACGGCGGTGGCCACCGGCCTGCCGGCGACAGGGGCGCTGGACGTTACCTTCCAAGGCTGTGCCGAGCAGGGCGTCTGCTACCCCGCCGTGACACGGCGCGTGGATCTGGCGACGCTCGCCGTAACCCCCGCCCGTCCGCCTGCCGACGCCTCGCCCGCGCAGGACCAAGGGAGCACCGCGTCCCCCCGCGAACCGGCCGCAGCGGCCGAGCCCGCCGCACAACCGGCCGCCATGGATGCACTGTTCCACAGGGGCTTGCTGCCCCTCCTCGGCGCCTTCTTCGGCCTCGGCCTGCTGCTCGCCTTCACCCCCTGCGTCTTCCCCATGCTGCCGATCCTCTCCGGCATCCTCGCCGGCGGCGGAGCGAAGCCGACACCGGCGCGCGGCCTCGCCTTGTCCGGCGCCTATGGCCTTGCCATGGCCGCCGCCTATGGCGTGCTCGGCATGGGCGCGGCCTGGACCGGCGCGAACCTTCAGGCGGCTTTGCAGACGCCATGGGCCATAGGACTGATGGCTGCCGTGTTCGTCGCGCTGGCCGGCGCCATGTTCGGCCTCTTCGATCTTGCCGTCCCCTCCGCGCTGGCGGCGCGGCTGCCGTCGGGCGGGCGCGGCTCCATCGCGGGAGCAGCCGGCCTCGGCTTCGCCTCGGCGCTGGTGGTGGGGCCATGCGTGACGCCGCCGCTTGCCGCCGCCATGCTCTATGCGGCGCAGACGGGGGATGCGGGGCGGGGCGGCTCCGCTTTGTTCATGCTCGGCCTCGGCATGGCGGCGCCGCTGGTGGCGGTGGGGGCGTTCGGCGCGCAGATCCTGCCCCGCTCGGGACGCTGGCTTCTCGCCATCAAGCACGGCTGCGGCGTGCTCTTCCTCGCCATCGCCGCCTGGCTCGCGGCGCGCGTGCTGCCCGACGCGGCGGGGCTGGCCCTCTACGGCCTTCTCGCGATCGGCCTCGGCGTGTTCGCCGGCGGCTTCGATGCGCTGACGTCCGACGCCGATGCCGGCCGCCGGATAGGCGAAACCTTAGGCAAGACGGCGGGCATCGCCGCCGTGGCGGGTGGTCTCCTGCTGCTGGTCGGCGCGGCCGGCGGCGCGAGCGATCCGCTGCGCCCCCTCGGCTTTCTCGCCGCGCCCTCCCGCCCCGCCGCCGCGGAAGTGCGGGAGGTGCGGGTGTCGTCCCCCGCGGCGTTGAGGCAGGCGCTCGCCGCCGCAGGTCAGGACGGCCGGCCCACCCTCGTCTCCTTCACCGCCGACTGGTGCACGGTCTGCAAGTCCAACGAGGCGACGATGGCCGAGCCGGCCGCAGCCGCGCGCCTGTCCGGGCTGGACCGCATCGCCGTGGACGTGACCCGGTATGGCGACGGCGCGCA
- a CDS encoding response regulator, with protein MRILVVEDDPVLMDGLKVGLGLAGATVDDATTCADARAALAAARFDAVVLDVMLPDGSGLDVLAGLRAQGDATPVLLLTALDEAPDRVRGLDGGADDYLGKPFDLDELNARVRAIARRGHGRAGPLLKVGTLVLDPATLAATLDGRPIALSRREFAVLSTLMERPGVIRSRMEIEERLYGWQEEVESNAVEVHIHNLRAKVGRETIETVRGLGYRVRGPA; from the coding sequence ATGCGCATACTGGTCGTCGAGGACGACCCGGTCCTGATGGACGGCCTCAAGGTGGGGCTCGGCCTCGCCGGGGCGACGGTGGACGATGCGACGACCTGCGCCGATGCGCGGGCGGCGCTCGCGGCCGCGCGCTTCGATGCGGTGGTGCTCGACGTGATGCTCCCGGACGGCTCCGGCCTCGACGTGCTCGCCGGCCTGCGCGCGCAAGGCGACGCGACGCCCGTCCTCCTGCTCACCGCCCTCGACGAGGCGCCTGACCGAGTGCGCGGCCTCGATGGCGGCGCCGATGACTATCTCGGCAAGCCGTTCGACCTCGATGAATTGAATGCCCGCGTGCGCGCCATCGCCCGCCGCGGCCACGGCCGGGCCGGCCCGCTGCTCAAAGTGGGGACGCTGGTGCTCGATCCCGCGACCCTCGCCGCGACGCTCGACGGGCGACCCATCGCCCTGTCGCGGCGCGAATTCGCGGTGCTCTCCACCCTGATGGAGCGGCCGGGCGTGATCCGCTCCCGCATGGAGATCGAGGAGCGGCTCTATGGCTGGCAGGAGGAGGTGGAGAGCAACGCCGTGGAGGTGCACATCCACAATCTTCGGGCCAAGGTCGGCCGCGAGACCATCGAGACCGTGCGCGGCCTCGGCTATCGCGTCAGGGGGCCGGCATGA
- a CDS encoding ATP-binding protein: MTSLKRRLVLILLAATGVIWLCATGWIYASSRSELEHVLDTRLQEAARMVHSLVAGGNIAAAEAVAQATAPPEAGYERQLSCQIWSLDGRLVAKSGGAPEEALAGPAEGFSERTVNGEPWRVYTILDPDKGVRVMVGDRIGLRDRLVRDLVAGLLAPVIFIVPLLGLLIWISVGRGLAPLHAVAGDIAARDGEDMRPVAPAAAPAEIRPLLEAINGLFAKVEAARRQERDVTAFAAHELRTPLAGLKTQAQIALAAHDAPTREGALRQILVSVDRTTRLVRQLLALAKLEGTPSPSLEASGETEAGALLRDIVRQTSKPATAHVVVDHALDGVKLKGDREALHLMLRNLHENAVEHTVEHAAGGGTISWRPCAGGLCVEDDGPGIPEDELPLVTRRFYRGRSRSGAGSGLGLTIATMAAARAGARLTLENRPDRQGLRATIIWSRT; this comes from the coding sequence ATGACCTCGCTCAAGCGCAGGCTGGTGCTGATCCTGCTGGCGGCAACGGGCGTCATCTGGCTGTGCGCAACCGGCTGGATCTACGCCTCGAGCCGCAGCGAGCTGGAGCATGTGCTGGACACCCGCCTGCAGGAGGCGGCGCGCATGGTCCATTCGCTGGTGGCCGGCGGCAACATCGCGGCCGCCGAGGCCGTGGCGCAGGCGACGGCGCCGCCTGAGGCCGGCTACGAGCGCCAGCTCTCGTGCCAGATCTGGTCGCTGGACGGGCGCCTCGTGGCGAAATCCGGCGGCGCGCCGGAGGAGGCGCTGGCGGGGCCCGCGGAAGGCTTCTCCGAGCGCACGGTGAACGGCGAGCCGTGGCGGGTCTATACCATCCTCGATCCGGACAAGGGCGTGCGGGTCATGGTGGGCGACCGCATCGGCCTGCGTGACCGGCTGGTGCGCGATCTGGTGGCGGGGCTGCTGGCGCCGGTGATCTTCATCGTGCCGCTGCTCGGCCTCCTCATCTGGATCAGCGTCGGCCGGGGTCTGGCGCCGCTCCATGCGGTGGCCGGCGACATCGCCGCCCGTGACGGCGAGGACATGCGCCCCGTGGCGCCGGCGGCGGCCCCGGCCGAAATCCGCCCGCTGCTGGAGGCCATCAACGGCCTGTTCGCCAAGGTGGAGGCCGCGCGGCGGCAGGAGCGGGACGTGACGGCCTTCGCCGCGCACGAATTGCGCACGCCCCTCGCCGGTCTGAAGACGCAGGCCCAGATCGCGTTGGCGGCACATGATGCACCGACGCGCGAGGGCGCACTGCGGCAGATCCTCGTCTCGGTGGACCGCACCACCCGCCTCGTGCGGCAGCTGCTGGCGCTCGCCAAGCTCGAAGGCACGCCATCCCCGTCGCTCGAAGCTTCCGGCGAGACGGAGGCCGGGGCGTTGCTGCGCGACATCGTGCGCCAGACGTCGAAGCCTGCCACGGCGCATGTGGTGGTGGACCACGCCCTCGACGGAGTGAAGCTGAAGGGCGACCGCGAGGCGCTGCACCTGATGCTGCGGAACCTGCACGAGAACGCGGTGGAGCACACCGTCGAGCATGCGGCCGGCGGCGGCACCATCTCCTGGCGCCCCTGCGCCGGCGGGCTGTGCGTGGAGGATGACGGGCCGGGCATTCCCGAAGACGAGCTGCCGCTGGTGACGCGCCGCTTCTACCGGGGCCGCAGCCGCAGCGGGGCGGGAAGCGGCCTGGGGCTCACCATCGCCACCATGGCGGCCGCCCGCGCCGGCGCCCGGCTCACGCTGGAAAACCGCCCTGATCGACAGGGGCTGAGAGCCACGATCATTTGGTCGCGCACCTGA
- a CDS encoding extracellular catalytic domain type 1 short-chain-length polyhydroxyalkanoate depolymerase has protein sequence MARQFKIDVLEATRLTRQGRLEEAMTVLRDGLSNSPDTDRPAEADAGTPIVDLVPPSPETGSAWTAPAATTAAPVHVDHVAARPASWLDGMLDLVLDASPSARLKARRPRVATQVPVPEGASFEERSFANQAGRRSYKLYVPRTLAGEAVPLVVMLHGCTQSPDDFAAGTRMNELAEEHGFIVAYPAQSHDANASGCWNWFNAGDQKRDRGEPSLIAGIARQIMDEFPVDPDRVFAAGLSAGGATAAIMGATYPDLFRAIGVHSGLACGAARDMPSAFAAMRQGGSPAAHRSDGVVVPTIVFHGDGDRTVHPVNGTQVVAQAAAQAQGEMKFRTTVTSGQSPGGVAYTREVHSDAAGNGVLENWVLHGAGHAWSGGSPSGSFTDPNGPDASREMVRFFLKSSRAERTRLAAIRPRR, from the coding sequence ATGGCCAGACAATTCAAGATCGACGTGTTGGAAGCCACACGCCTCACCCGCCAGGGCCGGCTCGAAGAAGCCATGACCGTCCTGCGTGACGGCCTTTCCAACTCCCCTGACACCGATCGGCCTGCCGAGGCGGACGCGGGCACACCGATCGTTGACCTCGTTCCGCCTTCGCCGGAAACCGGCAGCGCCTGGACTGCGCCTGCAGCCACAACGGCTGCCCCTGTCCATGTCGACCACGTCGCCGCCCGGCCCGCCTCCTGGCTGGACGGAATGCTGGATCTGGTCCTTGACGCCAGCCCCTCTGCCCGCCTCAAGGCGAGGAGACCGCGCGTGGCCACGCAGGTGCCGGTGCCGGAAGGTGCAAGCTTCGAGGAACGCAGTTTTGCCAACCAGGCGGGCCGCCGATCCTACAAACTCTATGTACCCCGGACCCTGGCAGGTGAGGCGGTGCCGCTCGTGGTGATGCTGCACGGCTGCACCCAGTCCCCGGACGACTTCGCGGCCGGCACGCGCATGAACGAGCTGGCGGAGGAGCATGGCTTTATCGTCGCTTATCCAGCGCAGAGCCATGATGCCAACGCCTCCGGCTGCTGGAACTGGTTCAATGCGGGCGATCAGAAGCGCGACCGGGGCGAGCCCTCGCTGATTGCCGGCATCGCGCGCCAGATCATGGACGAGTTCCCGGTCGACCCGGACCGGGTATTTGCCGCCGGCCTGTCCGCCGGGGGTGCGACGGCAGCGATCATGGGCGCGACCTATCCCGATCTCTTCCGCGCCATTGGTGTGCATTCCGGACTGGCGTGCGGTGCCGCCCGCGACATGCCTTCCGCCTTCGCGGCGATGCGCCAGGGCGGCAGTCCCGCGGCGCACCGAAGCGATGGGGTCGTCGTGCCCACCATTGTCTTTCACGGTGACGGCGACAGGACGGTCCATCCGGTGAACGGCACGCAGGTGGTGGCGCAGGCAGCCGCGCAGGCGCAGGGGGAAATGAAGTTCCGGACGACGGTCACCTCCGGCCAGTCTCCGGGCGGCGTGGCTTACACCCGGGAAGTCCACAGCGATGCCGCGGGGAATGGGGTGCTGGAAAACTGGGTGCTCCACGGCGCCGGTCATGCTTGGTCCGGCGGCAGCCCGTCGGGATCCTTTACCGATCCGAACGGGCCGGACGCGAGCCGCGAAATGGTGCGCTTCTTCCTGAAGAGCAGCCGCGCCGAGCGCACGCGGCTGGCAGCGATTAGGCCTCGGCGCTGA
- a CDS encoding CopG family transcriptional regulator — protein sequence MAHKVQELRPRQAESEKITINLGYVDLGQVDLLVREGFYSNRTDFIRTAIRNQIERHDEALKKSLSRHQLDLGLRRYSRKDLEAAHNSGEMLHIHVLGMAVIEEDVSPELARSTIASLQILGALQASAGVKAALADRIC from the coding sequence ATGGCCCACAAGGTGCAGGAGCTCAGGCCGCGGCAGGCGGAGAGCGAGAAGATCACCATCAACCTTGGTTACGTCGACCTGGGCCAGGTGGACCTTCTGGTGCGCGAAGGGTTTTATTCCAACCGCACGGATTTCATCCGCACCGCGATCCGCAATCAGATCGAACGCCATGATGAGGCTCTGAAAAAATCGCTGAGCCGGCATCAGCTGGACCTGGGTCTGCGGCGTTATAGCCGCAAGGATCTTGAGGCCGCGCACAATTCCGGCGAGATGCTCCATATCCATGTGCTCGGTATGGCGGTCATCGAGGAGGATGTTTCGCCCGAGCTGGCGCGGTCCACCATCGCCTCTCTGCAGATTCTCGGGGCTCTTCAGGCCAGCGCGGGTGTCAAGGCGGCGCTGGCCGATCGGATCTGCTGA